The stretch of DNA TTTCAGGCTAAAGCTTTTACAGTGTCTTGCAGTATTAGAAGTATAGGCTTAAGGCGTTTTTGTTGCTTCGCGCCAAGGAATCGCCTCATGCTCGGGGCGATAGGCTTACCATGGCCTACGTGCGTACTTACTAGTGTACCTTGGATTTTTTAAACTGCCTGTAGGTTATGGTCAGGAAAATAACCCAGCCAACGCCCATAGCCATGATTATAGCATTTTCTGGACATTTAAGTATGCTCATCACATTCATTGTAAAATCCTGTGACCCGTGGAATAATGTAGGACAGTAAATATCGCCGCACTTTCTACGCAATAACCCGAAGTATATACCTACAAAGCAGCTTATTAGCACCCACACCACAGCACCAGCATCAAGGCTATACTTTCCAGTGAGAGGATTGGCATATCTAACCAAATGAACAGCCCCGAAGATTATGCCACTCACTATAGGAGATGCATCATGGCCTATGGCCCTGTTTAGAGACCCTAGCACATACCCCATGAAGAAAAGCTCTTCGCAGAGAGCATTAGACACAAAATTAATGACTAGAGCATCAGCAAGTATGTATACGTTGAGTCTACTGGTCTCGAGCGAGACCAGCCCCGACGCATTGAGAATGCTGACAAAGGCGAGAGCGGGGACGCACACACTCATCGAAAGATAGAGGCCCCAGTAGAGGCTATACCGTGGATTGGGTGAAATGATGCCGGCTTCAGCTAAACTAAGCTTGGAGGCGATTATACCCAGGAAGGCGAGCACTACCAGGATTGTGTGGGTGAGCCTACTTCCAAGGTGAGGGTCTCTTACGTAGATTGGCTCGGAAATCCACACTACCACAGCTTGGACGATAGTAAGCAGAACTGGCAGAACAACATAGAGGGTTTTTCTCCCAGCGGTTTTACCTTGAAGCGCGGGCTCTTTTTGGGTACTAGCCTCCCCCTTCCCAACCCCCATGGATGCCACCCTGCGGGGGAGACATCACTACCTCTACTCCGCCACCATATATTGATTGCTTTTCGAAGACGGGAGGAAGATCTCGTTCGAGGCCGTGTACTCCTTCAACGTCTCGGACCCTGTTCACCTAGTAGCTAGTTGGAGAGCCGAGCTCAACTCCCCGGCACTCTTATAATTTTGTTGCAAGAGAGAGCCAGTCCCACCCCCCACGTAAATACTGAGAAAGTTCCAGTAAAAGCTCAAAGATTATTTTCTCGCCGAGCTCCTCGAACTAGTAGAGCACCCCTTACGAGCAGCCCGAAGTTCGGTGAGCGGGGTTGAAGGTCGGAATGATTGCCCGCTACTCTATTACGTGACCGCAGACGACTTCTATCCCCAGCTCCCCTGCTCTCTCGTAGGCCTCCCTATCCACGTTGACGGCGACGAGAATCGTCCTGGCCACCTGCTTGCCCAGGACCTTGCCGACTACCTGAGACTTCAGGGGTAGCGCTTCGACGTGCTCCAGCTCAGCCCTAGACTTGACCTCGATCACGTAGACCTTCTCGTCTTCAACCAATACGTCTACGTCGACAACCCTGCCCTTGACGCCGGTTAGGCTGCCGTCCTCGTCCCTCAGCCTCAGCTTCCGCACCTTGCCCGGCTCGATGCCCCTCTTCTCCAGAGCTTCCCGGAAGATCTCCAGGACCATCCGCTCGAGGTCCTCCCCCCACCTCCTGCCCATGCTCCCGATCGTGACCTCGACCCTTGCGTTCAAGCGGTTGAACTCCCTCCACAGCCGCTCCTGCCCCTTGAGGAGCTCAGCCAGAACCTTATCCACCCGGTTGAACTCCTCCCTTAGCTGCCTAATCTCAGCCAGGATCTCGTTGAATTTCCGGTCGTGCTCCTCAAGCCTCTTCAATACGTCGAGGTAGCCGAGGATGCCGGCTACAGTGTACCTGAACTCCTCGTCCTCCATCAGAAGCCTGAGTAGCTGCTCTCTGAGCTCCGCGCGCGAGACAGGCAACCCCTTGTTCCCGTTTTAAAGACTCCTCTGGAGTATATAAAAAGGTTTACTCTGGCCCAAGCAGTACTTACGAGATGGTTAGCAGGCTGGGCTCGGGACCTTTTGTGGGCTCTGAGCGTGCCCTCCAACCGGCTATGTCGTGCGCGCAGATCGCGCCCGAGATGACTACGGCCTCGATCCCTCCGCCGGGGAAGGTTGACGCGCTGGCAAGGTACAGTCCCTTGATCGGGGTCTTGAAGTAGGGCCTCTTCGTCCCTACGGACTGGTCGAAAGCGTAGATCGCGCCCTCCGGCATCGAGGTGTACCTCTCGAACGTCCTCGGGGTTGCGGCGTCCACGACGACAACGTGCTCGCCCAGGCCCGGTATCACTCTCTCGGCTTTCCTGACTAGCTCCCAGGCAAGCCTGAGCTTCTTCTCCAGGTACTCGCGTGTGCCCCTATCGGGGAAGTCGCGGCTGTTGGCCAGCGTTAGTATCGTGACGCTGGACTTACCTGCGGGGGCCATCCCGGGGTCTGCGTTGGAGTTTATGACGAGGCTGTAGCCCTCGTCTAGGTTCTCGATTATCGACGGGTAGCCCGAGAGGTCCATGTCTACCCCCAGGAACACCATGAACGCGGAGGGCGACATCCTCAGGCTCTTCAAGTGCTCCGCGTAATCCTTGGGTAGGTGCTCCTCGCCGACGAGCTCGAGCAGCGCTGTCTTCGCGTTGGCGTTGGCCACCACGACGCGGCTCCTGTAGACCTTCCCCTTGGCTACGACGCCCTTGACCTCGCCGTTCTCGACGAGTATCTTATCCACCCTGTGCATCAGGAGGACTTTCCCGCCTCTGCTCTCAATGTAGTCTTTGAGCGCGTCGGCAAACCTCTGAGCCCCGCCTTTCGGGAAGTAGCCGCCGTGGAGGTAGTACGACACCACGGCTGTCAGAGCGCCGCTGGCCGGAGTCTCCTCGGGCCTGGTCCCGAGGTACCCGAGAAGCGCGCAGAGGAGCGTCTTGAGGTCCTCGCTCCTGAAGAACTCGTCGAGCTTCTGCCTGTACGTCTTGTTCATCCAGTCGTAGAAGTGGGGGTGCTCCCGGGGGTAGTCGAGGAGCTTTCTAGGCCCTTGAACCTTGGCTATCAGCTCAGCAGGCAGCGGGACGCCGTACGTTAGGTCGCTGTAGCACTCCTCGTACGCCCTCCTCGCCTCCTCGAAGAAGGCGCGGATCGAGCCCTCCTCATCCGGGAACATGCTCACCAGCGCGGCCGTGAGCTCCTCCAGGTTGCTGGCTTCGATTTCCCTGCCCTTGTAGATGAAGCGGACCCTGTTCCTGACGAAGAGGTCGTCCCTGCTAAAGCCCAGCTCGCTGAGCAGGTAGCTGACCGGCCCTCCAGCCCACAGACCGCTCACGTTCTCGACTCCCGTGTTGAAGGTGAAGCCTCCCCTGCGGAAGGAGGAGCAGTAGCCCCCGACCTGGTAGTGCTGCTCGAGGATCAGGATCCTGTAGCCCCACTTCGCCAGCAGGGCCCCGCAGGTCAAGCCGCCCACGCCTGAGCCAACGATAATGACGTCGTACTCGTCCTCGCGATTCGGAGCCCCGGGCTCGACCCTCACGACCCAGTCGTACCTCCTGAACTCCCTTGTTGCCAGGTAGGCGGGGAGCCACGCTGGCAGCAAGACAGACAGAGCTACGCCAGCCGCGATCAAGGCGTTTGAGAGCAACAGGCTCAGCGGGAACCCGAGAAACGCGTAGGCAAGGGCGCTCGCCAGGAAGACCGCGGCCCACACCGCTGTGAGCAGGCGGTTGACTAGAAGGAACGACGGGTCGCTCCAGTAGACGGGAGGGTAGTCCCTCTTCGAAGCCTGAAGCGTGTAGGGCTTCCCCAAAGCCAGCGAGGTGAGAGCCATGAGGAAGAGCGCTAGGTAGCCGAGAAGGCCGCTCTCCTCGATGAAGAGCCTGGAGCCAAGGGCGTAGGTGGCGAGAGCCGCAAGGGTGAAGTAGAGAAGCAAGGCGGCGTCCATCGGGCTTAGCTCCCTTCTGAGGAGCTGCGGGAGAGCCAGGACTGCCGAGAGGATCAGAGCTAGAGCAACTCCGATCTCAAACCCAAGCCCGCTGAGAACCCAGTACAGGATCCACGGGGTGAACGAGGCAAGGATGTAAAGCATCCCCGGCACTCTACCCGGCACTCTCCCACGCTCCACAGTCTAGGCAACACTCTACT from Infirmifilum sp. NZ encodes:
- a CDS encoding FAD-dependent oxidoreductase — protein: MERGRVPGRVPGMLYILASFTPWILYWVLSGLGFEIGVALALILSAVLALPQLLRRELSPMDAALLLYFTLAALATYALGSRLFIEESGLLGYLALFLMALTSLALGKPYTLQASKRDYPPVYWSDPSFLLVNRLLTAVWAAVFLASALAYAFLGFPLSLLLSNALIAAGVALSVLLPAWLPAYLATREFRRYDWVVRVEPGAPNREDEYDVIIVGSGVGGLTCGALLAKWGYRILILEQHYQVGGYCSSFRRGGFTFNTGVENVSGLWAGGPVSYLLSELGFSRDDLFVRNRVRFIYKGREIEASNLEELTAALVSMFPDEEGSIRAFFEEARRAYEECYSDLTYGVPLPAELIAKVQGPRKLLDYPREHPHFYDWMNKTYRQKLDEFFRSEDLKTLLCALLGYLGTRPEETPASGALTAVVSYYLHGGYFPKGGAQRFADALKDYIESRGGKVLLMHRVDKILVENGEVKGVVAKGKVYRSRVVVANANAKTALLELVGEEHLPKDYAEHLKSLRMSPSAFMVFLGVDMDLSGYPSIIENLDEGYSLVINSNADPGMAPAGKSSVTILTLANSRDFPDRGTREYLEKKLRLAWELVRKAERVIPGLGEHVVVVDAATPRTFERYTSMPEGAIYAFDQSVGTKRPYFKTPIKGLYLASASTFPGGGIEAVVISGAICAHDIAGWRARSEPTKGPEPSLLTIS
- a CDS encoding CPBP family intramembrane glutamic endopeptidase, with translation MGVGKGEASTQKEPALQGKTAGRKTLYVVLPVLLTIVQAVVVWISEPIYVRDPHLGSRLTHTILVVLAFLGIIASKLSLAEAGIISPNPRYSLYWGLYLSMSVCVPALAFVSILNASGLVSLETSRLNVYILADALVINFVSNALCEELFFMGYVLGSLNRAIGHDASPIVSGIIFGAVHLVRYANPLTGKYSLDAGAVVWVLISCFVGIYFGLLRRKCGDIYCPTLFHGSQDFTMNVMSILKCPENAIIMAMGVGWVIFLTITYRQFKKSKVH
- a CDS encoding DUF3782 domain-containing protein, which produces MPVSRAELREQLLRLLMEDEEFRYTVAGILGYLDVLKRLEEHDRKFNEILAEIRQLREEFNRVDKVLAELLKGQERLWREFNRLNARVEVTIGSMGRRWGEDLERMVLEIFREALEKRGIEPGKVRKLRLRDEDGSLTGVKGRVVDVDVLVEDEKVYVIEVKSRAELEHVEALPLKSQVVGKVLGKQVARTILVAVNVDREAYERAGELGIEVVCGHVIE